A stretch of Flavobacterium sp. N1994 DNA encodes these proteins:
- a CDS encoding penicillin-binding protein produces MAVEDKHISYRIYLVAFSIFLMTIAITIKLTRIQWVDGNYYRKLAKERTVRNFVIPANKGNIYSADGSLLATSIPNYNIRFDAVAPKSVDFEKNVNTLADSLGKMMGKPSSFYQFELKKARLNKNRYLLIARDLSYTEYVKIKGFPLFNLGANKGGIITEQETVREHPIGKIAERTIGYDRIDENGIRIGKGIEWSFRKYLNGKDGKVLKQKIAKGQWKPIKDVNEVDPQDGYDVISTIDVYIQDIAHHALLKQLQDYKADHGCVVVMETKTGKIKAISNLGKLKETDSTYFETENYAIKESHEPGSTFKLVDMIALLDDHKIDTSKTYDTQGGIISYPAFKGKKVRDSHDGGYGRISLARGFEVSSNTVMVQAVYENYRNNPQEFVDRIDKMGLNKPLGLPIQGEGKPYIPQPKDKHWSALSLPWMAYGYGVAVTPLQTLTLYNAIANNGEMVKPQFVSEIKEWNQTIKKYNKQVINPKVCSDETIGKLKAVMQNVVKRGTASKLYSKDFSMAGKTGTAQAGYGTNGGADKHYISSFVGFFPVENPKYSCIVVVHKPNTSGNNYYGADVAGPVFKRIAQKIFTDSPSTNVVKNINRKVNKQELAYENYNSKAASEIKVIPNLKGMSGMDAVALLENLKLKVKVIGIGKVKKQSIPAGEALDKNKTIILELS; encoded by the coding sequence ATGGCAGTAGAAGATAAACATATCTCTTACCGAATTTATTTAGTAGCCTTCAGTATTTTTCTGATGACTATTGCTATTACTATAAAGTTGACCAGAATTCAATGGGTTGATGGTAATTATTATAGAAAATTAGCAAAAGAAAGAACGGTTAGAAATTTTGTGATTCCTGCTAATAAAGGCAATATTTATTCAGCTGACGGAAGTTTGTTAGCTACTTCTATTCCCAATTATAATATCCGATTTGATGCAGTAGCTCCAAAGTCAGTTGACTTCGAAAAGAATGTAAATACTTTGGCTGATTCTTTAGGAAAAATGATGGGGAAACCAAGTTCTTTTTATCAATTTGAATTGAAAAAAGCTAGGTTAAATAAAAACAGATATTTGTTAATTGCCCGTGACTTAAGCTACACAGAATACGTGAAAATTAAAGGCTTTCCATTGTTCAATTTGGGAGCTAATAAAGGTGGGATAATTACTGAGCAAGAAACCGTAAGAGAACATCCCATCGGGAAAATAGCTGAAAGAACTATTGGGTATGACCGAATTGATGAAAACGGAATTCGTATTGGAAAAGGAATTGAGTGGTCTTTTAGAAAGTATCTTAACGGAAAAGACGGAAAAGTTTTAAAACAAAAAATCGCAAAAGGGCAGTGGAAACCAATTAAAGATGTCAATGAAGTAGATCCTCAAGATGGTTATGATGTGATATCGACTATTGATGTTTACATTCAGGATATTGCGCATCATGCTTTGTTGAAACAGTTACAAGATTACAAAGCAGATCACGGTTGTGTGGTAGTGATGGAAACCAAGACAGGAAAAATCAAAGCTATTTCTAATTTAGGAAAGTTGAAAGAAACCGATTCAACTTATTTTGAAACAGAAAATTATGCTATAAAAGAATCTCACGAACCTGGTTCGACATTCAAATTGGTTGATATGATTGCTTTATTAGATGATCATAAAATTGATACCAGCAAAACTTATGACACTCAAGGCGGAATCATTTCTTATCCAGCTTTTAAAGGAAAAAAAGTTCGCGATTCTCATGATGGGGGTTACGGAAGAATTTCTTTGGCAAGAGGTTTTGAAGTGTCTTCTAATACCGTCATGGTTCAAGCCGTTTACGAAAACTATAGAAACAATCCGCAAGAGTTTGTAGATAGAATTGATAAAATGGGTTTAAATAAACCTTTAGGGCTACCGATTCAAGGAGAAGGGAAACCTTATATTCCACAACCTAAAGATAAACACTGGAGTGCTTTGTCACTACCGTGGATGGCTTATGGATATGGAGTTGCTGTAACACCTTTACAAACATTAACGCTGTATAATGCCATAGCCAATAACGGTGAAATGGTGAAGCCGCAATTTGTTTCCGAAATTAAAGAATGGAATCAAACGATTAAAAAATACAACAAACAAGTCATCAATCCAAAGGTTTGTTCTGATGAAACCATTGGTAAACTGAAGGCAGTAATGCAAAATGTGGTCAAAAGAGGAACCGCATCAAAATTGTATTCTAAAGATTTTTCTATGGCAGGAAAAACTGGAACAGCCCAAGCAGGTTATGGAACAAATGGTGGTGCAGATAAACATTATATTTCTTCTTTTGTTGGTTTTTTTCCAGTTGAAAATCCTAAATATTCTTGCATTGTTGTAGTGCACAAACCCAATACTTCTGGCAATAATTACTATGGCGCTGATGTAGCTGGTCCTGTTTTCAAAAGAATTGCACAGAAAATTTTCACCGATTCTCCATCTACTAATGTGGTTAAAAACATCAATCGAAAAGTAAACAAACAAGAGCTGGCTTACGAGAATTATAATAGTAAAGCAGCATCAGAAATAAAAGTTATCCCAAATCTAAAAGGAATGAGCGGTATGGACGCCGTGGCACTTTTAGAAAATTTAAAACTGAAAGTTAAAGTGATCGGAATTGGTAAAGTAAAAAAACAATCCATCCCTGCCGGAGAAGCATTAGATAAAAACAAAACAATCATACTAGAATTATCGTGA
- a CDS encoding FtsL-like putative cell division protein has translation MKKGVYSILKARFLVNEDATRNWRFIVFLIFLAILMIANTHRFEQKVFRITELTNEVKELRSEFVDKRSELMKLKMESTVSEKMEERKILPSSVPPQKIKVKKPVEKSFFQKLWQ, from the coding sequence ATGAAAAAAGGAGTTTACAGCATATTAAAAGCTCGATTTTTAGTGAATGAAGACGCTACAAGAAACTGGCGATTCATAGTGTTTCTGATTTTTCTTGCCATTTTGATGATTGCCAATACGCACCGATTTGAGCAAAAAGTTTTCCGAATCACAGAATTGACAAATGAAGTAAAGGAATTGCGCTCCGAATTTGTAGATAAGCGTTCGGAATTAATGAAATTAAAAATGGAATCGACCGTTTCAGAAAAAATGGAAGAAAGAAAAATTCTTCCATCATCGGTTCCACCACAAAAGATAAAAGTTAAAAAACCAGTAGAAAAAAGTTTCTTTCAAAAGTTATGGCAGTAG
- the rsmH gene encoding 16S rRNA (cytosine(1402)-N(4))-methyltransferase RsmH, with protein sequence MMMTMEYHNPVLLKETVDGLNIKPDGIYVDVTFGGGGHSKEILRRLGPNGKLFGFDQDEDAFANALPDERFVLIPENFRYIKRFLRFHGVKSVDGILADLGVSSHQFDVPERGFSTRFDAELDMRMSKKNDLSAFKVVNEYDEANLKRVFLDYGELKAAPAIARTIIEAREKKTISTTDELKMVLSKYLPEQFKNKILAQIYQAIRIEVNQEMDVLKEFLEQSLEILKPEGRLSVISYHSLEDRLVKRFIKNGMFEGEPERDFFGNFSVPFKSIEKLIVPSEAEIKENNRARSAKLRVAEKK encoded by the coding sequence ATGATGATGACAATGGAATATCATAATCCAGTTTTATTAAAAGAAACGGTTGACGGACTAAATATCAAACCTGACGGAATTTATGTGGATGTAACTTTTGGCGGAGGAGGTCATTCCAAAGAAATTTTAAGAAGATTAGGGCCAAATGGGAAATTGTTCGGTTTTGACCAAGATGAAGATGCTTTTGCCAATGCTTTGCCAGACGAAAGATTTGTGCTAATACCAGAAAATTTTAGATACATAAAACGTTTTTTGAGATTTCATGGAGTAAAAAGTGTAGATGGAATTTTGGCAGATTTAGGAGTTTCATCACACCAGTTTGATGTTCCAGAAAGAGGCTTTTCTACTCGTTTTGATGCAGAACTCGATATGAGAATGAGCAAAAAAAATGATTTGAGCGCTTTCAAAGTGGTCAATGAATATGATGAAGCCAATTTAAAAAGAGTGTTTTTGGATTATGGTGAATTAAAAGCGGCTCCAGCAATTGCTAGAACAATTATCGAAGCTAGAGAAAAGAAAACGATCAGTACAACAGATGAATTAAAAATGGTTCTGTCAAAATATTTGCCAGAACAATTCAAGAATAAAATTCTAGCGCAAATCTATCAAGCGATAAGAATAGAAGTGAATCAGGAAATGGATGTTTTAAAAGAATTTTTAGAGCAATCTCTGGAAATATTAAAGCCAGAAGGAAGATTAAGCGTGATTTCATATCATTCACTTGAAGACCGATTGGTAAAAAGATTCATCAAAAACGGAATGTTTGAAGGAGAACCAGAACGTGATTTTTTTGGAAATTTTTCAGTTCCATTTAAAAGTATTGAAAAATTAATTGTCCCAAGTGAAGCTGAAATAAAAGAAAACAACAGAGCAAGAAGTGCAAAACTAAGAGTAGCTGAGAAAAAATAA
- the mraZ gene encoding division/cell wall cluster transcriptional repressor MraZ, which yields MNTIIGTYECKVDAKGRLMIPSALKKQLSSSLQDGFVLKRSVFQPCLELYPMTEWNLMMQKINKLNRFVKKNNDFIRRFTAGVKVVEVDDLGRLLIPKDLVAFSKISKDIVLSSAVNIVEIWDKDLYEKSIAGDDIDFADLAEDVMGNVNDDDNGIS from the coding sequence TTGAACACCATAATCGGAACATACGAATGTAAGGTTGATGCCAAAGGAAGATTGATGATTCCTTCGGCGTTAAAGAAGCAATTGTCTAGCTCTCTGCAAGATGGGTTTGTCTTGAAGCGTTCCGTATTTCAACCCTGTTTAGAATTATATCCCATGACAGAATGGAATTTGATGATGCAAAAAATCAACAAATTGAACCGTTTTGTAAAGAAAAACAATGACTTTATTCGTCGATTTACAGCAGGTGTAAAAGTGGTTGAGGTTGACGATTTAGGAAGGCTTTTAATTCCAAAAGATTTAGTGGCGTTTAGTAAAATTTCAAAGGATATTGTCTTGTCTTCAGCAGTGAATATTGTGGAGATTTGGGATAAAGATTTATATGAAAAGTCGATAGCAGGAGATGATATTGATTTCGCAGATTTGGCCGAAGATGTAATGGGAAATGTAAATGATGATGACAATGGAATATCATAA
- a CDS encoding alpha/beta fold hydrolase produces MEGKFKKEGRYSYFEAGEGTPIVVLHGLMGGLSNFNGVADYFSSIGYKVVIPELPIYTQNILKTNVKAFAKYVKDFINFKGFDRVILLGNSLGGHIALYHAKVYPEKVAGLVLTGSSGLYESAMGDSYPKRGDYEYIKKKAEAVFYDPKVATKEIVDEVFSVVNDRMKVIKTLTIAKSAIRHNMAKDLPKMHMKTCLIWGKNDQVTPPEVAEEFNKLMPNSKLYWIDKCGHAAMMEHPDEFNRLLHKWLKKAHL; encoded by the coding sequence ATGGAAGGAAAATTTAAAAAAGAAGGAAGATATTCTTATTTTGAAGCGGGCGAAGGAACGCCAATAGTTGTTTTACACGGATTAATGGGTGGCTTAAGCAACTTTAATGGCGTGGCCGATTATTTCTCATCTATTGGTTATAAAGTTGTTATTCCTGAGTTGCCTATATACACACAAAACATTCTAAAAACCAACGTAAAAGCTTTTGCTAAATATGTAAAAGACTTTATTAATTTTAAGGGATTTGATCGAGTAATTCTTCTTGGCAATTCGCTTGGAGGACATATTGCTTTGTATCATGCGAAAGTTTATCCTGAAAAAGTCGCAGGACTTGTACTGACTGGAAGTTCAGGTCTATACGAAAGCGCTATGGGGGATAGCTATCCAAAACGTGGTGATTATGAGTACATCAAGAAAAAAGCAGAAGCTGTTTTTTATGACCCTAAAGTGGCAACAAAAGAAATCGTTGATGAAGTATTTTCTGTGGTAAATGATAGAATGAAAGTGATAAAAACGCTAACGATTGCCAAAAGTGCTATTCGACATAACATGGCTAAAGATTTACCCAAAATGCATATGAAAACTTGTCTTATTTGGGGAAAAAACGATCAAGTTACTCCTCCTGAAGTTGCCGAAGAATTCAATAAATTAATGCCAAATTCAAAATTATATTGGATAGATAAATGTGGTCATGCAGCCATGATGGAACATCCTGACGAATTTAATCGTTTGTTGCATAAATGGTTAAAAAAAGCACATTTATAG
- the yihA gene encoding ribosome biogenesis GTP-binding protein YihA/YsxC, giving the protein MKITSAEFIISNSDVSKCPLERLPEYAFIGRSNVGKSSLINMLTNHKNLAKTSGKPGKTQLINHFKINANWFLVDLPGYGYARVSKKTKEVFQQFITDYFEKREQLVCAFVLIDIRLEAQKIDLEFINYLGEIEVPFCIIFTKADKISRTKIDSHIASYRKALLANNWEEMPQYFVTSATETTGRDVVLNFIDGVNEEVFKDLSQF; this is encoded by the coding sequence ATGAAAATTACTTCCGCCGAATTTATTATTAGCAATTCTGATGTAAGCAAATGTCCTTTAGAGCGTTTGCCTGAATATGCTTTTATTGGTCGTTCCAATGTTGGCAAGTCATCTTTAATCAATATGTTGACCAATCATAAAAATTTGGCTAAAACCTCAGGAAAACCAGGGAAAACCCAGCTGATTAATCATTTTAAAATCAATGCCAATTGGTTTTTGGTAGATTTACCAGGTTATGGTTACGCTAGAGTTTCAAAGAAAACCAAAGAAGTTTTCCAACAATTCATTACTGATTATTTTGAAAAAAGAGAACAGTTGGTTTGCGCCTTTGTGTTAATTGATATTAGACTAGAAGCTCAAAAAATAGATTTAGAATTTATCAATTATCTTGGTGAAATTGAAGTTCCGTTTTGCATTATTTTTACGAAAGCCGATAAAATAAGTAGAACTAAAATTGACTCTCACATTGCATCTTATCGAAAAGCACTTTTAGCTAATAACTGGGAAGAAATGCCGCAATACTTTGTAACCTCGGCCACCGAAACTACTGGAAGAGATGTCGTTTTAAATTTTATTGACGGGGTGAATGAAGAAGTTTTTAAAGATTTAAGTCAGTTTTAA
- the gldC gene encoding gliding motility protein GldC produces the protein MSNTITSEITINVELDHNRVPEKLTWSAQDGGVQKEEAKAMMLSIWDSNVKETLRIDLWTKDMPVDEMKQFFHQTLVAMADTFQRATQDEKMTDTMKDFCDYFAEKMELKQ, from the coding sequence ATGAGTAATACCATCACTTCCGAAATTACAATCAATGTAGAATTAGATCATAACCGAGTTCCTGAAAAGTTAACTTGGTCAGCACAAGATGGTGGCGTGCAAAAGGAAGAAGCAAAAGCTATGATGCTTTCAATCTGGGATAGCAACGTAAAAGAAACTTTGCGCATTGATTTATGGACGAAAGATATGCCTGTAGATGAAATGAAACAGTTTTTTCATCAAACGTTAGTGGCCATGGCTGATACATTTCAACGTGCAACTCAAGATGAAAAAATGACAGATACGATGAAAGATTTCTGCGATTATTTTGCCGAAAAAATGGAATTGAAACAATAG
- the gldB gene encoding gliding motility lipoprotein GldB: MKKYIFAFLIIVAFTSCDKKSKVEKAVEQIPLELKVYRFDKAFFETPPNELPNLKAEYPFFFPVATPDKVWIDKMQNPQWRELYQEVEKKYSNFGKQTSEIEDLFKHIKYYFPNAVMPKVYTVIAEMDYNNKAIYANDKLVISLELYLGANHKFYEFPKYLEQNFEERQMMPDIVTSFSLGKIPPAYEKTLLAEMIYYGKQLYLKDALLPDYNDAEKIGYLPEQITWCQDNESYIWRYFIEKELLYSTDSKLPSRFTNLAPFSKFYLEIDNESPGRVGQWIGWQIVRSFMQNNEVSLQDMLKMNAKEIFEKSKYKPKKNE, from the coding sequence ATGAAAAAATACATTTTTGCCTTTTTGATAATTGTTGCTTTTACTTCTTGTGATAAAAAATCAAAAGTTGAAAAGGCCGTTGAGCAAATCCCACTAGAACTCAAAGTTTATCGATTTGATAAAGCTTTTTTTGAAACGCCACCAAACGAACTACCTAACCTTAAAGCAGAATATCCTTTTTTCTTTCCAGTAGCAACACCAGATAAAGTTTGGATAGATAAAATGCAAAATCCACAGTGGAGAGAATTGTATCAAGAAGTAGAAAAAAAGTATTCTAATTTTGGTAAACAAACTTCTGAAATTGAAGATTTGTTTAAACATATAAAGTATTATTTTCCCAATGCAGTGATGCCAAAGGTTTATACTGTTATTGCTGAGATGGATTATAATAATAAAGCCATTTATGCCAATGATAAACTTGTTATTTCTTTAGAGCTATACCTTGGTGCTAATCATAAATTCTATGAGTTTCCTAAGTATTTAGAGCAAAATTTTGAGGAAAGACAAATGATGCCAGATATTGTTACCAGTTTTTCATTAGGGAAAATTCCACCAGCATATGAAAAAACGCTTTTGGCTGAAATGATTTATTACGGAAAACAATTGTATCTCAAAGATGCCTTATTGCCTGACTATAATGATGCTGAAAAAATAGGGTATTTACCAGAACAAATTACTTGGTGTCAAGATAACGAAAGCTATATTTGGCGCTATTTTATTGAAAAAGAATTATTGTATAGCACCGATTCTAAATTGCCGAGTCGTTTTACCAATTTAGCCCCTTTCTCAAAATTTTATTTGGAGATTGATAACGAGTCACCAGGAAGAGTTGGACAATGGATAGGATGGCAGATTGTTCGTTCCTTCATGCAAAACAACGAAGTCTCTTTACAAGATATGTTAAAGATGAATGCTAAAGAAATATTTGAAAAATCAAAATACAAACCCAAAAAGAATGAGTAA
- the nadE gene encoding NAD(+) synthase — MAKKSKIKVGEVNTYIVTWLKEYATNAKVNGFVVGISGGVDSAVTSTLCAQTGLTTLCVEMPIYQDSTQVSRGREHIEQLRKRFPNVLHTEANLTSVFEAFKNVVPGSNDDTKLDLSLANTRARLRMTTLYYFAGIHGLLVAGTGNKVEDFGVGFYTKYGDGGVDLSPIADLMKSDVYALGTYLEIPKSIQNAAPTDGLFGDSRTDEEQIGASYDELEWAMTEKENNKKAENFTGREKEVFEIYSKLNRINQHKMNPIPVCLIPLEYKKQ, encoded by the coding sequence ATGGCAAAAAAAAGTAAAATCAAGGTAGGGGAAGTAAACACTTACATTGTTACATGGTTGAAGGAGTATGCAACTAACGCAAAAGTGAATGGTTTTGTGGTTGGAATTTCGGGCGGTGTTGATTCGGCAGTAACCTCAACATTGTGCGCTCAAACAGGTTTAACCACCTTATGTGTGGAGATGCCAATTTATCAAGACAGTACTCAAGTGAGTCGCGGAAGAGAACATATTGAACAACTGAGAAAACGCTTTCCAAATGTGTTACATACTGAAGCCAATTTAACTTCTGTATTTGAAGCATTTAAAAATGTTGTTCCAGGAAGCAATGATGACACCAAGTTGGATTTATCATTAGCCAATACAAGAGCTAGATTGCGAATGACAACATTGTATTATTTTGCTGGAATTCATGGTTTACTAGTTGCAGGAACAGGAAACAAAGTAGAGGATTTTGGAGTTGGTTTTTATACCAAATATGGCGATGGAGGAGTTGATTTGAGTCCGATTGCCGATTTAATGAAAAGTGATGTATATGCTTTAGGAACCTATTTAGAAATCCCTAAATCTATACAAAATGCAGCTCCAACAGATGGTTTGTTTGGAGATTCAAGAACAGATGAAGAACAAATAGGGGCCAGTTATGATGAATTAGAATGGGCGATGACTGAAAAGGAAAACAATAAAAAAGCTGAAAATTTCACAGGAAGAGAAAAAGAAGTATTTGAAATTTACAGCAAATTGAATAGAATTAATCAACATAAAATGAATCCAATTCCAGTATGTTTAATCCCTTTAGAATACAAAAAACAGTAA
- a CDS encoding response regulator transcription factor, translating to MINVCIADNFPVVHFGMKAYFKDHPEINVVSNVGNFFMVPDALRNKEIDVLVIDLELEGLKSIYEVKSIIKNFPKTKVIVFSSLSEHIYAPNAIKAGCAGYVHKTSKLENLGIAIVKVNQGQIILNDEIKKNLALIAKQNKSERLYRKLSNREIEVLRFLSDGKKNNEIAKILALNEKTISTYKLRLLTKLNVTNLVDLVNKAKTLEIV from the coding sequence ATGATAAATGTATGTATTGCTGATAACTTTCCAGTTGTACACTTTGGAATGAAGGCATATTTCAAGGATCATCCTGAAATAAATGTTGTTTCAAACGTAGGAAATTTTTTTATGGTGCCCGATGCATTAAGAAACAAAGAAATTGACGTCTTAGTCATCGATTTAGAGCTTGAAGGATTAAAGAGTATTTATGAAGTCAAGTCAATCATTAAAAATTTTCCAAAAACTAAAGTTATCGTATTTAGTAGCTTGTCTGAGCACATCTATGCACCAAATGCTATAAAAGCAGGTTGTGCTGGTTATGTTCATAAGACATCAAAACTTGAGAATTTAGGTATTGCTATTGTCAAAGTAAACCAAGGGCAAATCATCCTAAATGACGAAATCAAGAAAAACTTAGCCTTAATTGCTAAGCAAAACAAGTCAGAACGTTTGTATCGAAAACTATCCAATCGAGAAATCGAAGTGTTACGTTTTTTAAGTGACGGCAAAAAAAACAACGAAATTGCTAAGATTTTAGCGCTTAACGAAAAAACTATTAGTACTTATAAGCTACGTCTTCTGACCAAGCTCAACGTAACGAACTTGGTTGACCTTGTTAATAAAGCAAAGACTTTAGAAATCGTTTAG
- the dnaG gene encoding DNA primase → MITRETIDKVFETARVEEVIGDFVQLKRAGSNYKGLSPFSDERSPSFMVSPVKQIWKDFSSGKGGSVVTFLMEHEHFTYPEAIRFLANKYNIEIEETEVSQEDKIEANEKESLYLVSEFAKTYFQDTLLNSEEGKAIGLSYFKERGFTNETIAKFGLGYSPETWDAFTKEALSKGYQLDYLEKVGLTILREDGKHFDRFKGRVMFPIQSLSGRNLGFGGRILTNDKKAAKYLNSPESDIYHKSKVLYGIFHAKQAIAKQNNCYLVEGYTDVIQMHQAGIENVVASSGTALTPDQIRLINRLTKNITVLFDGDAAGLRASIRGIDLILEEGMNVRVCTFPDGDDPDSFARKNSYEDLVLYLENNAKDFIQFKASLLMNEANNDPIKKADLIRDMVVSISKIPDRIKREIYIQECARIMDISEQVLLNTLAQLVQKDISDAGKKLKQEQKPFEIVKSETQIAQDKINIVYELERKIIEMLLLYGSQEAEFDDFILKANEEGEMIEEKETNISKVHQRIFLSLQEDEVELANPLFKEIYNDLIAYYNQNEDFNIEHYLMQLSVEHSQIVTDILMSEEKELLHNWETKHIYVKTKNQNVSQYVSETIVSLREYLINKLIMDLMSSYNKEAESDLDEIMSTINDYNKLKVNLTNKIGRIRSTYL, encoded by the coding sequence TTGATTACTCGCGAAACCATAGATAAAGTTTTTGAAACCGCACGTGTGGAAGAAGTCATTGGCGACTTTGTTCAACTTAAGCGTGCAGGAAGCAATTACAAAGGATTGAGTCCTTTTTCGGATGAACGCTCTCCATCGTTTATGGTATCTCCTGTAAAACAAATTTGGAAAGATTTTAGTTCTGGTAAAGGAGGAAGCGTCGTGACTTTTTTGATGGAACATGAGCATTTTACTTACCCTGAAGCGATTCGTTTTTTGGCCAATAAGTACAACATAGAAATTGAAGAAACCGAAGTCTCACAAGAAGACAAAATTGAAGCTAACGAAAAGGAAAGCTTGTATTTGGTATCTGAGTTTGCTAAAACCTATTTTCAAGATACGCTTTTAAATTCCGAAGAAGGTAAAGCAATAGGATTGTCGTATTTCAAAGAAAGAGGATTTACCAATGAAACGATTGCTAAATTTGGTTTAGGTTATTCCCCCGAAACTTGGGATGCTTTTACTAAAGAAGCTTTGTCTAAAGGCTATCAATTAGATTACCTTGAAAAAGTAGGTCTGACCATCCTTAGAGAAGACGGCAAGCATTTTGATCGTTTTAAAGGAAGAGTAATGTTTCCGATTCAAAGTTTGTCTGGAAGGAACTTAGGTTTCGGCGGTAGAATTTTGACTAATGATAAAAAAGCGGCCAAATATCTCAATTCACCCGAAAGTGACATTTACCATAAGAGTAAGGTATTGTATGGAATTTTCCATGCTAAACAGGCTATAGCAAAACAAAACAATTGCTATTTAGTTGAAGGGTATACCGATGTTATTCAAATGCATCAAGCTGGAATCGAAAATGTTGTAGCTTCTTCTGGGACGGCTTTAACACCTGACCAAATTCGATTAATCAATCGATTGACCAAAAATATTACTGTGCTTTTTGATGGAGATGCAGCAGGATTACGTGCTTCTATCCGTGGAATTGATTTGATTTTGGAAGAAGGTATGAATGTAAGAGTTTGTACTTTTCCTGATGGTGATGACCCAGATAGTTTTGCTAGAAAGAATTCGTATGAAGATTTAGTCTTGTATTTAGAAAATAATGCTAAAGATTTTATTCAGTTTAAAGCCTCGCTTTTGATGAATGAAGCTAATAATGATCCTATCAAAAAAGCCGATTTGATTCGAGATATGGTAGTGAGTATTTCTAAAATTCCAGACCGAATTAAACGTGAAATTTATATTCAGGAATGTGCTCGAATTATGGATATTTCGGAGCAGGTGTTACTAAACACACTAGCTCAATTGGTTCAAAAAGATATTTCTGATGCTGGAAAAAAACTCAAACAAGAACAAAAACCGTTTGAAATTGTCAAAAGCGAAACGCAAATAGCACAAGACAAAATCAATATTGTCTACGAATTAGAGAGAAAAATTATTGAAATGTTGTTGTTGTATGGTTCTCAAGAAGCTGAATTTGACGACTTTATTTTGAAAGCAAATGAAGAAGGTGAGATGATTGAGGAGAAAGAAACTAATATTTCTAAAGTCCATCAACGTATCTTTTTGAGTTTACAAGAAGATGAAGTTGAGTTAGCAAACCCATTGTTTAAAGAAATCTATAATGATTTAATTGCCTATTATAATCAAAATGAAGACTTCAATATTGAGCATTATTTAATGCAATTATCAGTTGAGCATTCTCAAATTGTAACGGATATATTAATGTCTGAAGAAAAAGAATTGCTTCACAATTGGGAAACCAAACATATTTATGTTAAGACCAAAAACCAAAATGTAAGTCAATATGTTTCAGAAACTATTGTCTCGCTTAGAGAATATTTAATCAACAAGCTGATAATGGATTTGATGAGCAGCTATAACAAGGAAGCAGAAAGCGATTTGGATGAAATCATGTCAACCATCAATGATTATAATAAGCTTAAGGTAAATTTGACGAACAAAATAGGGAGAATACGTTCTACTTATCTATAA
- a CDS encoding RNA polymerase sigma factor, with product MKVINLYQEEHELIQLAAENNRHAQHQIYSKFSSKMLSVCRQYIKDVHQAEDIMITAFMKVFANLKNFEHKGSFEGWIRRIMVNECISFIRVDKKVKFIEDENYFEERYNNIESQFSVEDIQFLIDSLPEGYKMIFNLYAIEGFKHQEIAAMLNISEGTSKSQLSHARKMLQDQITKLKNYDNGTE from the coding sequence TTGAAAGTAATCAACTTATATCAAGAAGAACACGAATTAATTCAACTGGCTGCCGAAAACAATCGACATGCTCAGCATCAAATTTATTCTAAGTTTTCATCAAAAATGTTGAGCGTTTGTCGTCAATACATTAAAGATGTTCATCAAGCGGAAGATATTATGATTACGGCTTTTATGAAAGTGTTTGCCAATTTGAAAAATTTTGAACACAAAGGTAGTTTTGAAGGTTGGATTCGCAGAATTATGGTAAACGAATGTATTTCTTTTATTAGAGTCGACAAAAAGGTAAAGTTCATAGAAGATGAAAACTATTTTGAAGAGCGATATAATAATATAGAAAGTCAATTTTCGGTAGAAGACATTCAGTTTTTAATTGACAGTTTGCCTGAAGGGTATAAAATGATTTTCAACTTATATGCGATAGAAGGATTTAAACATCAGGAAATAGCTGCGATGCTTAACATTAGTGAAGGCACATCTAAATCACAATTGTCTCATGCCCGAAAAATGCTTCAAGATCAGATTACCAAATTAAAAAATTACGATAATGGAACCGAATAA